The Cucumis melo cultivar AY chromosome 6, USDA_Cmelo_AY_1.0, whole genome shotgun sequence genome includes a region encoding these proteins:
- the LOC103491032 gene encoding uncharacterized protein LOC103491032, with product MSGKDKNLHIMMTESESEQEDVGKEGIEWIMNLPDVPMKLPPHVELQRTRVECKGDAPIHTDTIQYSGAFASMGFDNSLRLDNFRNNFKIEVINLKGDDIEFDMIGIDPALANAFRRILIAEVPTMAIEKVLFANNTSIVQDEVLAHRLGLIPIRVDPRLFKYSDKDAPNENNTIVFRLHARCERGKPRLTVKSEALTWLPNGSEFPLVSDKSIPNSKPQTYTSFSCSQDKLPEFSKNSIGPKDSDIILARLGPGQEIELEAHAVKGMGKTHAKWSPVATAWYRMLPEVLLLEEIEDELAEELKRKCPVNVFDIEDIAGKKRATVARPRACTLCRECIRGDAWEKRVALRRVKDHFIFKIESTGALPPNVLFTEAVKILEDKCERLIAELS from the exons ATGTCCGGCAAAGATAAGAATTTGCATATTATGATGACGGAGTCGGAATCCGAACAAGAAGATGTTGGAAAAGAAGGCATTGAGTGGATAATGAATCTTCCAGACGTGCCCATGAAGCTCCCACCACATGTTGAATTGCAGAGAACTCGAGTCGAATGCAAAGGCGATGCTCCCATTCAT ACAGATACCATACAGTATTCTGGAGCATTTGCTTCCATGGGCTTTGATAACAGTTTACGTCTGGATAATTTTCGCAACAACTTTAAAATTGAAGTTATTAATCTGAAAGGGGATGACATTGAGTTTGACATGATTGGCATTGATCCAGCACTTGCTAATGCATTTCGAAGAATCCTGATAGCCGAG GTTCCTACTATGGCTATTGAAAAAGTTCTTTTTGCAAACAATACATCAATAGTCCAAGATGAAGTGCTTGCCCATAGGTTAGGTCTCATTCCGATTCGTGTTGATCCAAGGCTTTTCAAGTACTCAG ATAAAGACGCACCAAATGAGAATAATACCATTGTTTTTAGGCTCCATGCTCGCTGTGAACGAGGAAAACCACGTCTTACAG TGAAATCAGAAGCATTGACTTGGTTGCCAAATGGTAGTGAATTTCCCTTGGTGTCTGACAAATCAATTCCAAACTCAAAACCCCAAACCTATACTTCTTTTAGTTGCAGCCAAGACAAACTGCCAGAATTTTCCAAAAATTCAATTGGTCCAAAGGACAGTGATATTATACTTGCTAGACTTGGCCCTGGTCAG GAAATTGAGCTTGAAGCTCATGCTGTTAAAGGTATGGGTAAAACACACGCTAAGTGGTCCCCTGTGGCCACTGCTTGGTACAGGATGCTTCCTGAG GTTCTACTCCTGGAAGAAATAGAGGATGAGCTAGCTGAAGAACTAAAAAGGAAATGTCCTGTTAATGTATTTGACATTGAAGACATAGCTG GTAAGAAAAGGGCAACCGTAGCACGCCCACGAGCTTGCACATTGTGTAGAGAATGCATAAGAGGAGATGCATGGGAGAAACGTGTCGCATTGCGTCGTGTGAAAGATCATTTCATTT TTAAGATTGAATCAACAGGAGCTTTACCTCCCAATGTTCTCTTCACTGAAGCTGTAAAGATTTTGGAAGATAAGTGCGAACGTTTAATTGCCGAGCTGTCTTAA